A window of Polaribacter litorisediminis contains these coding sequences:
- the panD gene encoding aspartate 1-decarboxylase, with product MLVQVVKSKIHRVKVTGADLNYIGSITIDEDLMDAAGIIEGERVQIVNNNNGNRLETYAIPGPRGSGEITLNGAASRLVAVGDVLILIVYAFMELEEAKNFKPSLVFPNEKNNTLT from the coding sequence ATGTTAGTTCAAGTAGTAAAATCAAAAATCCACCGTGTAAAAGTTACAGGTGCAGATTTAAATTATATAGGCAGCATTACCATTGATGAAGATTTAATGGATGCTGCGGGTATTATCGAAGGAGAACGTGTTCAAATTGTGAACAACAATAACGGCAATCGTTTAGAAACCTATGCAATTCCCGGTCCACGTGGAAGCGGAGAAATTACCCTAAATGGAGCGGCTTCTCGATTAGTGGCTGTGGGAGATGTTTTAATTTTAATTGTGTATGCTTTCATGGAATTAGAAGAGGCTAAAAATTTTAAACCTTCTTTAGTTTTTCCGAACGAAAAAAATAATACACTTACATAA
- a CDS encoding uroporphyrinogen-III synthase — MKVKTILVSQPAPKTETSPYFDLSDKQKVKIDFRSFIHVEGISVKEVRAEKIDLTDFTAIILTSRNAVDHFFRIAEEMRFKVPDSMKYFCQSEAVAYYLQKYVVYRKRKIYVGNRSFVDLTKLIKKHKTENFLLPSSDKLKSLIPEELDKLSVKWTRLDLYRTVVSDLSDLQDVFYDVLVFFSPSGIESLFHNFPNFKQNETRIAAFGSSTVNAVTDAGLKCDIVAPSKETPSMTMALDKYIKEANKR; from the coding sequence ATGAAAGTGAAAACTATATTAGTTTCTCAACCAGCACCAAAGACAGAAACATCTCCTTATTTTGATTTGTCTGACAAACAAAAAGTGAAAATTGATTTCAGATCTTTTATTCATGTAGAAGGAATTTCTGTAAAAGAAGTTAGAGCTGAGAAAATTGATTTAACAGATTTTACTGCAATTATTTTAACTAGCAGAAATGCAGTAGATCATTTTTTTAGAATTGCAGAAGAGATGCGTTTTAAAGTTCCAGATTCTATGAAATATTTCTGTCAGTCAGAGGCTGTAGCGTACTATTTACAGAAGTATGTAGTGTACAGAAAACGTAAAATTTATGTAGGGAACAGATCTTTTGTCGATTTAACAAAATTGATAAAAAAACATAAAACTGAAAACTTTTTATTACCCTCTTCTGATAAACTAAAATCATTAATTCCTGAGGAATTAGATAAGTTAAGTGTAAAGTGGACTCGATTAGATTTATACAGAACAGTTGTTAGTGATTTGTCTGATTTGCAGGATGTTTTTTATGATGTATTAGTTTTCTTTAGTCCTTCTGGAATAGAATCTTTATTTCATAATTTTCCTAATTTTAAACAAAACGAAACAAGAATTGCTGCCTTTGGGAGCTCTACTGTAAACGCTGTAACAGATGCGGGTTTAAAGTGTGATATTGTTGCACCTTCAAAAGAAACACCGTCTATGACCATGGCTTTAGACAAATACATTAAAGAAGCAAATAAGAGATAA
- a CDS encoding polyprenol monophosphomannose synthase yields MSDTLVIIPTYNEKENIEAIIRTTFNQKKSFHVLVVDDNSPDGTSEIVINLMNEFPEILFLEKRIGKIGLGSAYIHGFKWALARKYQYIIEMDADFSHNPKDLIRLYNACYIDKADVSVGSRYVNHQVNVVNWDIKRLLLSYFASRYVRIITQIPLYDTTAGFVCWSRNVLETINLDKIKFAGYAFQIEMKFKAWKHKFKIKEVSVIFTDRKVGASKLRGNIIFEALFGVIKMKLQGLPK; encoded by the coding sequence ATGTCAGACACTTTAGTAATAATTCCTACATATAACGAAAAAGAAAATATTGAAGCTATTATTCGTACTACTTTCAATCAAAAAAAATCATTTCATGTTTTAGTTGTAGATGATAATTCTCCAGACGGAACTTCAGAAATTGTGATCAATCTTATGAATGAATTTCCAGAGATCCTCTTTTTAGAAAAAAGAATAGGTAAAATTGGTTTAGGATCAGCTTATATTCATGGCTTTAAATGGGCGTTGGCAAGAAAATATCAATACATTATAGAAATGGATGCAGATTTCTCTCATAATCCTAAAGATTTAATTCGTTTATACAATGCTTGTTATATAGATAAAGCGGATGTTTCTGTAGGTTCTAGATATGTAAACCATCAAGTGAACGTGGTTAATTGGGATATAAAAAGATTATTACTGTCTTATTTTGCCTCTAGATATGTGCGCATTATTACTCAAATTCCGTTGTATGATACCACGGCCGGATTTGTTTGTTGGTCTAGAAATGTGCTTGAAACGATTAATCTAGATAAAATTAAATTTGCTGGGTATGCTTTTCAAATTGAAATGAAATTTAAAGCATGGAAACATAAATTTAAAATAAAGGAAGTTTCTGTTATTTTTACAGACAGAAAAGTAGGAGCTTCTAAATTAAGAGGAAATATTATTTTTGAAGCTTTGTTTGGCGTGATAAAAATGAAACTACAAGGATTACCAAAGTAA
- a CDS encoding peroxiredoxin family protein, protein MKNLYLLLFISVTFTFINCKTEIKTKNTTTVLIGEVINRPHSDKLSLITKDGDFRVNPTEISIINGEFQHTITSDFVEEYLMAFNDELEQGSWRNLNFFNDKDTIYVTLFKKDKADNNIFYGGKLNLKKKILSNKSKVKFWDKIGWIYKTKVDSLEKIGKWETKQVQEIWKEYDNSDDKTVLLKKYRSLKEQKKDLTTEGRFWQNKIDSLSSESKKMNYEFIEKDSSILGYAMLVDELFSNKYNKDFNYGFIKLNLDRYQSKFKNHPYTVSSTDLLEGIENAKIGNDYVDFSSKTKNDKIVKVSPVVKENTATLIDLWAPWCGPCIAKSKKLKPQYKNLKAKGLEVFAVIGAINSKDTYITNRDKYNYPWTVNYELDEEFKIWDKYNISRSGGSQFLISSRGKILAINPEPKEIDSILVAISSIKL, encoded by the coding sequence ATGAAAAATCTTTATCTCTTATTATTTATATCTGTAACTTTTACTTTTATTAATTGCAAAACAGAAATAAAAACAAAAAATACTACAACCGTTTTAATTGGTGAGGTTATTAACAGGCCTCACAGTGACAAATTATCTTTAATTACTAAAGATGGAGATTTTAGAGTAAATCCAACTGAAATATCTATTATAAATGGAGAATTTCAACACACAATTACATCTGATTTTGTTGAAGAGTATTTGATGGCTTTCAATGATGAATTAGAACAAGGATCTTGGAGGAACTTAAATTTTTTTAATGATAAAGACACTATATATGTAACCTTATTCAAAAAAGATAAAGCAGATAATAATATTTTTTATGGTGGTAAACTAAACTTGAAAAAGAAAATACTATCCAATAAATCTAAAGTTAAATTTTGGGATAAAATAGGATGGATTTACAAAACTAAAGTTGATTCACTAGAAAAAATTGGGAAATGGGAAACTAAACAAGTTCAAGAAATTTGGAAAGAATATGACAATTCTGATGACAAAACAGTCCTTTTAAAAAAATATAGATCTCTTAAAGAACAGAAAAAAGATTTGACTACAGAGGGAAGGTTTTGGCAAAATAAAATTGACTCTTTAAGCAGTGAATCTAAAAAAATGAATTACGAATTTATTGAAAAAGATAGCTCTATTTTGGGTTATGCTATGTTAGTTGATGAATTGTTTTCGAATAAATACAATAAAGATTTCAATTATGGTTTTATAAAACTCAATTTAGATAGATACCAATCAAAATTTAAAAATCATCCATATACAGTAAGTTCAACGGATTTATTAGAGGGAATCGAAAATGCTAAAATTGGTAATGATTATGTTGATTTTTCATCAAAAACAAAAAATGATAAAATCGTAAAAGTATCTCCAGTTGTAAAAGAAAATACAGCAACTTTAATTGATTTATGGGCTCCATGGTGTGGACCTTGTATAGCCAAAAGCAAAAAATTAAAACCACAATATAAAAATCTTAAAGCAAAAGGTTTGGAAGTTTTTGCTGTTATTGGTGCTATCAATTCAAAAGATACATATATTACAAATAGAGATAAGTATAACTATCCATGGACAGTAAACTATGAACTTGATGAAGAATTTAAGATTTGGGACAAATACAATATTTCTCGTTCTGGAGGTTCTCAATTTTTAATCAGTTCCAGAGGAAAAATTTTAGCAATAAACCCAGAGCCAAAAGAGATTGATTCAATTTTAGTTGCAATAAGTTCTATAAAACTTTAA
- a CDS encoding glycogen/starch synthase, with the protein MKDKRILFVSSEVVPYLPETELSSTAFISAKNAHSKGVQTRIFMPRYGVINERRHQLHEVIRLSGMNLVVNDIDMPLIIKVASIPKERMQVYFIDNEEYFKRKAVFSDEDDELFEDNDERAIFFAKGVVETVKKLNWAPDIIHIHGWLASLLPLYLREFYKEEPLFTESKIITSLYNRGFEGNLNEDLANKVKFDLLKSPKIATIQTPSHINILKSAIENSDAIIHGSETIAEELNSFIAEKEIPVLEYQSENLKESYLNFYADLLATK; encoded by the coding sequence ATGAAAGACAAGAGAATTTTATTTGTATCGTCTGAGGTGGTGCCATATTTACCTGAAACAGAACTGTCTTCTACAGCTTTTATTTCAGCAAAAAACGCACATTCTAAAGGTGTTCAAACCCGTATTTTTATGCCAAGATATGGTGTAATTAATGAAAGAAGACATCAATTACATGAGGTAATTCGCCTTTCAGGAATGAACCTAGTTGTGAATGATATAGATATGCCTTTAATTATTAAAGTAGCCTCTATCCCGAAGGAAAGAATGCAAGTTTATTTTATTGATAATGAAGAGTATTTTAAAAGAAAAGCTGTTTTTTCCGATGAAGATGACGAATTGTTTGAGGATAACGATGAAAGAGCAATTTTCTTTGCAAAAGGAGTTGTGGAAACTGTAAAAAAATTGAATTGGGCACCTGATATAATTCATATTCATGGTTGGCTCGCTTCTTTATTACCGCTTTATTTAAGAGAGTTCTACAAAGAAGAACCTTTGTTTACAGAAAGTAAAATAATTACTTCTTTGTATAATAGAGGTTTTGAAGGCAATTTGAATGAAGATTTGGCTAATAAAGTAAAATTTGATTTGCTTAAATCACCTAAAATAGCAACAATACAAACACCAAGTCATATTAATATTTTAAAGAGTGCAATAGAAAATTCTGATGCAATTATTCATGGTAGCGAAACGATTGCTGAAGAGTTAAATTCTTTTATAGCGGAAAAAGAAATACCAGTTTTAGAATATCAATCAGAGAATTTAAAAGAGTCTTATTTAAATTTTTATGCTGATTTATTGGCAACTAAATAA
- a CDS encoding DUF4270 domain-containing protein yields the protein MKNFFRKSVYIGIAISLFTIILSCEEEFTDVESNVITNTKFDTDAISIDVITENSPLERIQSDNISRQIAQYLLGVYANPDYEKIEASIVSQISIPTGLSVLDGVVYGADTTVVTKIDTVFLKLPYQVTSNTDGNKFEIDSVFGDKSKPFHLNIYRSNTYINVYNPADPSKINSFYSDDVFEKIGTELNTEVNFPFIPNENDTMFVVKRRLYDDTIVASDTIKLFNSTASTIPVPFARIPLNEDAFKELFLDKYETGEFASQDAFNDYFRGIIIEATGDEGSLTSFNFNNNNSTLIPSLEVYYTNTVLKSGTVVLDTISKNNSFPLSGFKVNTFKMEDKVYPVNNEIKIQGTAGSEGSITLFDQVKIDELKANNWLINDATLTFYINQSADTSHVPDRLYLYKSDTNVLSPSFSQIKDATSEGAFGGIGGFLSRDASGKKEKYTFKITDYISDILNGNIEYESILKLKVYNPSDAPTSGNDIVFRNSSWNPKAVTLFNNSAENGVKKAALVISYSKKTE from the coding sequence GTGAAAAATTTTTTTAGAAAAAGTGTTTATATAGGTATCGCAATATCTTTATTTACCATTATTTTATCCTGTGAAGAGGAATTCACAGACGTTGAATCTAATGTAATTACGAATACAAAGTTTGATACGGATGCTATTTCAATAGATGTAATAACCGAAAATAGTCCTTTAGAAAGGATTCAATCAGATAATATTTCAAGACAAATTGCTCAATATTTACTAGGTGTTTACGCCAACCCAGATTACGAAAAAATTGAAGCATCGATAGTATCTCAAATCTCAATACCTACTGGTTTAAGTGTTTTAGACGGTGTTGTGTATGGCGCAGATACAACAGTGGTTACAAAAATAGATACGGTGTTTTTAAAATTACCGTACCAAGTAACTTCAAATACTGATGGAAATAAATTTGAAATCGATTCTGTTTTTGGAGATAAAAGCAAGCCGTTTCATCTCAATATTTATAGATCTAATACATATATAAACGTGTATAATCCTGCAGATCCTTCAAAAATTAATAGTTTTTATTCTGATGATGTTTTTGAGAAAATAGGAACTGAACTAAATACTGAAGTAAACTTTCCTTTTATCCCTAATGAAAATGATACCATGTTTGTGGTAAAAAGAAGATTGTATGATGATACAATAGTTGCTAGTGATACCATAAAGCTTTTTAATTCTACTGCAAGTACAATTCCCGTTCCTTTTGCTAGAATCCCTTTAAATGAAGATGCCTTTAAAGAATTATTTTTAGATAAATATGAAACAGGTGAATTTGCATCTCAAGATGCTTTTAATGATTATTTTAGAGGAATTATTATCGAAGCCACAGGCGATGAAGGCTCTTTAACTTCATTTAATTTTAACAACAACAACTCTACGCTTATCCCTTCATTAGAAGTGTATTATACCAATACAGTTTTAAAATCTGGAACGGTAGTTTTAGATACAATTTCTAAAAATAATAGCTTTCCTTTATCTGGTTTTAAAGTAAACACTTTTAAAATGGAGGATAAAGTATATCCTGTAAATAATGAAATAAAAATTCAAGGAACTGCCGGAAGTGAGGGTAGTATAACGTTATTTGATCAAGTTAAAATAGACGAGTTAAAAGCTAATAATTGGTTGATTAATGATGCTACTTTAACTTTTTATATCAATCAATCTGCAGATACGTCTCATGTTCCTGATAGATTGTATTTGTATAAGAGCGACACAAATGTTCTGAGTCCGAGTTTTAGCCAAATAAAAGATGCTACTAGCGAAGGTGCATTTGGCGGTATTGGTGGGTTTTTATCGAGAGATGCTAGTGGTAAAAAAGAAAAATATACATTTAAAATAACGGATTATATTTCTGACATATTAAACGGAAATATTGAGTACGAATCGATCTTAAAACTAAAAGTTTACAATCCTTCAGATGCTCCTACTTCGGGTAATGATATAGTTTTTAGAAACAGTAGTTGGAATCCTAAAGCGGTTACTTTGTTTAATAATTCTGCAGAAAACGGAGTTAAAAAAGCAGCATTGGTAATCTCATATTCAAAAAAAACAGAATAA
- a CDS encoding lysylphosphatidylglycerol synthase transmembrane domain-containing protein gives MNIKKVLKIITPLILGGFLVWYSISKISIDILIGYFKDANYSWIFLGLFFGILSHLSRAYRWKFMLAPLGFKPKFTNSMLAVLVGYLVNLAIPRAGEVSRALVLTNYEEIPFEKGFGTIVAERIADLVMMLIVLLITLFVQFDFIYDLLTRNFNPTKIIIGLTVLIIGFYTLTSLVKKAKSGFLFKIKAFVSGLVEGVTSIFKMKNKWAFIFHTVFIWIMYVAMFWATIPAIEGLEVPLGGVLIGFIAGAFSIAATNGGIGLYPVAVAGALALFDIPTEPATAFGWIMWTAQTAMIIIFGGLAFVFLPIYNKNK, from the coding sequence TTGAATATTAAAAAAGTTTTAAAAATTATTACACCTCTTATTCTAGGAGGTTTTTTAGTTTGGTATTCTATTTCAAAAATTTCTATTGATATTTTAATAGGATATTTTAAAGATGCGAATTATAGCTGGATTTTTCTTGGGTTATTTTTCGGAATTTTAAGTCATTTATCACGAGCTTATCGATGGAAATTTATGCTCGCCCCTTTGGGGTTTAAACCTAAATTTACAAACAGTATGTTAGCTGTTTTAGTAGGATATTTAGTGAATTTGGCCATACCCAGAGCCGGGGAAGTTTCTAGAGCTTTGGTGTTAACCAATTACGAAGAAATACCTTTTGAAAAAGGATTTGGAACCATTGTAGCTGAGAGAATTGCTGATTTAGTAATGATGCTAATTGTCCTTCTTATCACGCTTTTTGTTCAATTCGATTTTATTTATGACCTTTTAACCCGTAATTTTAATCCAACTAAAATAATTATTGGTTTAACCGTTTTAATTATCGGTTTTTATACACTTACGTCTCTCGTTAAAAAAGCAAAATCAGGATTTTTATTTAAAATAAAAGCCTTTGTTTCTGGCTTAGTAGAAGGAGTTACCAGCATTTTTAAAATGAAAAATAAATGGGCATTTATTTTTCATACGGTATTTATATGGATTATGTATGTTGCGATGTTTTGGGCAACAATTCCTGCAATTGAAGGTTTAGAAGTCCCTTTAGGTGGCGTTCTAATTGGCTTTATAGCTGGTGCTTTTTCTATTGCAGCAACCAATGGTGGCATTGGTTTGTATCCAGTTGCTGTGGCTGGGGCATTAGCGTTGTTCGATATCCCAACAGAACCCGCTACCGCTTTTGGTTGGATTATGTGGACTGCACAGACAGCCATGATTATCATTTTTGGCGGTTTGGCATTTGTATTTCTTCCTATCTACAATAAGAATAAATAA
- a CDS encoding DUF4271 domain-containing protein, which produces MLLFLSVVLLKLLDAKRLKESFFVFFKVSVIKEEDLDSNKFLDAFEIVIFFFLVTVISLLTHNFLIYKRPTVSDSFSTFLNVFLVLLVYFLAKKILEFVLSFLFLIKESIQIFSFYKTRTLYSLSFFLYIAIILCEYAGVNQLYSYYFAGFLFIARFVLYSVRNKNLIFNKLFYFILYICAFEIAPLFVLFKLMF; this is translated from the coding sequence TTGCTTTTGTTTTTGAGTGTTGTATTGTTAAAATTACTCGATGCCAAAAGACTAAAAGAAAGCTTCTTTGTTTTTTTTAAAGTTAGCGTTATTAAGGAAGAAGATTTGGACAGCAACAAATTTTTAGATGCTTTTGAAATAGTCATATTTTTCTTTCTTGTTACAGTAATATCACTTTTAACGCATAATTTCCTTATATACAAAAGACCGACTGTTTCAGATAGTTTTTCTACATTTTTGAATGTTTTTCTAGTTTTATTGGTGTATTTTTTAGCGAAAAAAATATTAGAATTTGTGCTCTCATTTTTATTTTTGATTAAAGAAAGCATTCAGATTTTTAGTTTTTATAAAACTAGAACCCTATACAGTCTTTCATTTTTCTTATACATAGCTATCATTTTATGCGAATATGCAGGCGTAAATCAACTATATTCCTACTATTTTGCAGGCTTCCTATTTATAGCAAGATTTGTATTGTATTCCGTTAGAAATAAAAACCTGATTTTTAATAAGTTGTTTTATTTTATTTTGTATATTTGCGCCTTTGAAATAGCGCCGCTATTTGTACTTTTTAAATTGATGTTTTAA
- the panC gene encoding pantoate--beta-alanine ligase gives MVVFTEKKALIAYLSNFKAQKKTIGFIPTMGALHRGHLSLIKKAQKKNDLIVVSIFVNPTQFDKKEDLLKYPKTIQNDLKLLESVSCDVLFNPSVEEIYSNNIVSEKFDFDGLEHEMEGEFRTGHFDGVGTIVKTLIEIIEPNKAYFGQKDFQQLQIVKKMVRKYRLNVKIKGCPIFREEDGLAMSSRNVRLTKAQRTAAPFIYKTLKKAYKKFNTENVHSVIEWVENKFKKHPLLNLEYFTIADEKTLKTIKTKESDKKYRAFIAVFAGEIRLIDNIRLKS, from the coding sequence ATGGTCGTTTTTACAGAAAAAAAAGCTTTAATCGCTTATTTATCAAACTTTAAAGCTCAAAAAAAAACAATTGGTTTTATACCCACAATGGGAGCTTTACACAGAGGACATTTGTCTTTAATTAAAAAAGCGCAGAAAAAAAACGACCTTATTGTAGTTAGTATTTTTGTAAATCCTACTCAGTTTGACAAGAAAGAAGACTTATTAAAATACCCAAAAACAATACAAAATGATCTTAAATTATTAGAAAGTGTTTCTTGTGATGTGCTTTTTAATCCTTCTGTAGAGGAAATTTACAGCAACAATATCGTTTCTGAAAAATTTGATTTTGACGGACTAGAACATGAAATGGAAGGAGAGTTTAGAACTGGTCATTTTGATGGCGTAGGTACTATTGTAAAAACATTGATTGAAATTATTGAACCCAACAAAGCTTACTTTGGTCAAAAAGATTTTCAGCAGTTACAAATCGTTAAAAAAATGGTGAGAAAATATCGTTTAAATGTTAAAATTAAAGGATGTCCTATTTTCAGAGAAGAAGACGGTTTAGCTATGAGTTCAAGAAATGTAAGGTTAACTAAAGCGCAAAGAACTGCGGCACCATTTATTTACAAAACACTTAAAAAAGCGTATAAAAAATTTAATACAGAAAATGTGCATTCTGTGATTGAATGGGTAGAAAATAAATTTAAAAAACATCCATTATTAAATTTAGAATACTTTACAATTGCTGATGAAAAAACGTTAAAAACCATAAAAACAAAAGAATCTGATAAAAAATATCGGGCTTTTATTGCTGTATTTGCAGGCGAAATAAGATTAATTGATAATATTCGTTTAAAAAGTTAA
- the radA gene encoding DNA repair protein RadA produces MAKTKTTFFCQNCGTQHAKWVGQCGACKEWNTIVEEVIQKEEKRVWKQSTTAKQVVNKPLKIADIQLNPEERVITNNKELDTVLGGGLVKGSVTLLGGEPGIGKSTLLLQVALNIRQKVLYVSGEESQSQIKMRAERLEANNSNCLILTETNTQQIFKNIEETAPEVLVIDSIQTLHTSSIEASPGSISQIRETAAELIKYAKETATPVLLIGHINKEGNIAGPKILEHMVDVVLQFEGDRNHTYRILRSQKNRFGSTSELGIYEMLSNGLREISNPSEILISKKDADLSGTAIASTLEGIRPLMIEIQALVSTAVYGTPQRSTTGYNLKRLNMILAVLEKRAGFKLGAKDVFLNITGGINVDDPAIDLAVVAAILSSNQDIAINPNVCFAAEVGLAGEIRPVSKIDQRILEAEKLGYKTFVASKYNKISSKNHGIKLVLVGKIEEAFATLFA; encoded by the coding sequence ATGGCCAAAACCAAAACAACTTTTTTCTGTCAGAATTGTGGTACACAACATGCAAAATGGGTAGGTCAATGTGGCGCATGTAAAGAATGGAACACTATTGTAGAAGAAGTAATACAGAAAGAAGAAAAACGCGTTTGGAAACAATCTACTACAGCAAAGCAGGTTGTAAACAAACCATTAAAGATTGCAGATATTCAGTTGAACCCAGAAGAAAGGGTAATTACCAATAACAAGGAATTAGACACGGTTTTAGGTGGTGGTTTGGTAAAAGGCTCTGTAACGCTTTTAGGAGGGGAACCCGGAATTGGAAAATCGACTTTATTACTGCAAGTTGCTTTAAATATTCGTCAAAAGGTATTGTATGTTTCTGGGGAAGAAAGCCAATCTCAAATAAAAATGAGAGCAGAAAGGCTTGAAGCGAACAATTCTAATTGTTTAATTTTAACTGAAACCAACACCCAACAAATTTTCAAAAATATAGAAGAAACAGCTCCCGAAGTTCTAGTAATCGATTCTATTCAAACTTTACATACAAGTTCTATTGAAGCTTCTCCTGGAAGTATTTCTCAAATTAGAGAAACTGCTGCAGAACTCATAAAATATGCTAAAGAAACCGCAACTCCTGTGCTGTTAATTGGTCATATAAACAAAGAAGGAAACATTGCTGGTCCTAAAATCTTAGAACACATGGTTGATGTTGTTTTGCAATTTGAAGGCGACAGAAATCATACCTACAGAATTTTGCGATCTCAAAAAAACAGGTTTGGCTCTACGTCAGAATTAGGTATTTACGAAATGCTTTCCAACGGATTGCGAGAAATTTCAAATCCGTCTGAAATATTGATTTCTAAAAAAGATGCCGATTTAAGCGGCACTGCGATTGCATCAACTTTAGAAGGCATTCGACCTTTAATGATTGAAATTCAGGCCTTGGTTTCAACAGCTGTTTACGGAACTCCACAAAGATCTACGACTGGTTATAACCTAAAACGCTTAAACATGATTTTGGCAGTTTTAGAAAAAAGAGCAGGCTTTAAATTAGGAGCAAAAGATGTTTTTTTAAATATTACTGGAGGCATTAATGTTGATGATCCTGCTATTGATTTGGCAGTAGTTGCCGCTATTTTATCATCCAATCAAGATATTGCCATTAACCCAAATGTTTGTTTTGCAGCAGAGGTTGGTTTGGCAGGAGAAATAAGACCCGTATCAAAAATTGATCAACGAATTTTAGAAGCAGAAAAATTAGGGTATAAAACTTTTGTAGCCTCAAAATACAATAAGATTTCTTCTAAAAACCACGGAATTAAACTCGTTTTAGTTGGTAAAATTGAAGAAGCTTTTGCCACTTTATTTGCATAG